AACAAATGTTTCGGCAGTATTTCAGAGGTCTCCTTTTCTCAATAAATTCCAATCCACACCGTAACGTGCTATCATAAGGCTATACATATCAAAAGACATAAAGCACAATCCTATAATTTCACCAGCGAACATACATAACGTTTTAACTTTTAATTAAAGGAGCGTTAGTTATGATTATGAATTGCTTATTGTGCAGTCAAAAATTTGATGTAGATCCTGACGACCCGCAGTACAAAAAGCTGGCAAGAAAAGAAACAAAATTCTATATCTGCAAATCCTGTAATAATGACACAA
The genomic region above belongs to Virgibacillus doumboii and contains:
- a CDS encoding DUF2197 domain-containing protein, with protein sequence MIMNCLLCSQKFDVDPDDPQYKKLARKETKFYICKSCNNDTKQTSINSSGIDPTSIDKHDLIIKRQR